Proteins from one Clostridiales bacterium genomic window:
- a CDS encoding DUF3343 domain-containing protein, which produces MYGLAIFDSGNYAYNLARVLEEKNIKCEIVPIPCQIAKNGCGQCIKFELSDMDKIILESKNSKIGIREVYKIGIKNGKNEYTKIR; this is translated from the coding sequence ATGTACGGATTAGCAATATTTGATTCAGGGAACTATGCATATAATTTAGCCAGGGTGTTAGAAGAAAAAAATATTAAGTGTGAAATTGTTCCTATACCGTGTCAGATAGCCAAGAATGGGTGTGGGCAATGTATAAAGTTTGAACTATCTGATATGGATAAAATTATTTTAGAAAGTAAAAATTCTAAAATAGGTATAAGAGAAGTATATAAAATTGGTATAAAAAATGGAAAAAATGAGTATACTAAGATTAGATGA
- a CDS encoding 8-oxoguanine DNA glycosylase, whose translation MRFKILSQENKVIIEDVKDFNLKHIFGCGQCFRWHEEKDGSYTGVAFNKVINIKSRDNILEINNTNVEDFKSIWYEYFDLSRDYEEIKRCVCKDDVMKKAIEFGSGIRLLNQSKKELLISFIISANNKISRISNSIELLSQKFGRKIFYNGKEYYTFPRLQSIACAKLEDLEKIKAGFRCKYIQNSAEIEMEEMYLKTLEYKKTKDARKILQSFPGVGPKVADCILLFSGIKRDVFPTDVWVKRVMEELYFKREATLSEIQTFASEYFGEYAGYAQQYLFYYARENGIGVAK comes from the coding sequence GTGAGATTTAAAATTTTAAGTCAAGAAAACAAGGTTATAATAGAAGATGTAAAAGATTTTAATTTGAAACATATATTTGGGTGTGGTCAATGTTTTAGGTGGCATGAAGAAAAAGATGGTAGTTATACCGGAGTTGCTTTTAACAAAGTGATTAATATAAAGAGTAGAGATAATATATTAGAGATAAACAATACTAATGTAGAAGATTTCAAAAGCATATGGTATGAATATTTTGATTTGAGTAGGGACTACGAAGAAATAAAAAGATGTGTATGCAAAGATGATGTAATGAAAAAAGCAATTGAATTCGGAAGCGGGATAAGATTATTGAATCAGAGTAAAAAAGAGCTATTGATATCGTTTATAATATCTGCAAATAATAAGATTAGCAGGATATCGAATTCAATAGAGCTTTTGTCACAGAAGTTTGGTAGGAAGATATTTTACAATGGTAAAGAATATTATACATTCCCGAGATTACAGAGTATAGCTTGTGCAAAATTAGAAGATTTGGAGAAAATAAAAGCAGGTTTTAGATGTAAGTATATACAAAACAGTGCCGAGATCGAGATGGAGGAAATGTACTTAAAGACGTTGGAGTATAAAAAAACAAAGGATGCGCGTAAAATTTTGCAAAGTTTTCCTGGAGTGGGACCGAAAGTTGCAGATTGTATATTATTGTTTAGTGGTATTAAAAGGGATGTATTCCCAACAGATGTTTGGGTAAAACGAGTTATGGAAGAGTTATATTTTAAAAGAGAGGCAACATTATCTGAAATACAGACCTTTGCTAGTGAATATTTTGGAGAATATGCGGGTTATGCACAACAGTATTTATTTTATTATGCGAGAGAAAATGGAATAGGAGTAGCAAAATAA
- a CDS encoding cysteine--tRNA ligase, with amino-acid sequence MKLFNSLTRKKEEFKSIEPNKVTMYSCGPTVYNYFHIGNARPFIIFDTLRNYLEYRGYEVKFVQNFTDIDDKLINKAKEENTTVENVAKKYIEEYFIDAKGLGIREASVHPKATENIEEIIGLIKKLEERGYTYVVSGDVYFKTRKFEGYGKLSHQDINDLEVGNRVSVDERKEDPTDFVLWKAKKPGEPFWESPWGEGRPGWHIECSAMANRFLGETIDIHSGGQDLIFPHHENEIAQSEAAHGKPFANYWLHNGFINVNNEKMSKSLGNFFTVRDIVKHFDYRVVRFFMISSHYRNPINFSFELLESAKNSLERIDNCLDNINYLLSNSDVPEKGKDTQFEKSIEEKKNQFIVAMDDDLNTADAISAIFDMVRIANNKFVVYKTYTKEELSLVKDNIQELCNVLRILKDKDEGLEKEIEDLINKRQEARANKDWNTADRIRDELKMKGIVLEDTPNGVKWKKV; translated from the coding sequence ATGAAGTTATTTAATTCGTTAACAAGGAAAAAAGAGGAGTTTAAGTCAATTGAGCCAAACAAGGTGACTATGTATTCGTGTGGGCCTACAGTATACAATTATTTTCATATAGGTAACGCAAGACCTTTTATAATATTTGATACTTTAAGGAATTATTTAGAGTATAGAGGATATGAAGTGAAATTTGTTCAGAATTTTACAGATATAGATGATAAGTTGATAAATAAGGCCAAGGAAGAAAATACAACAGTAGAGAATGTTGCAAAAAAGTATATAGAGGAGTATTTTATTGATGCAAAGGGTTTGGGAATAAGAGAGGCAAGTGTGCACCCTAAGGCTACAGAGAATATAGAGGAGATAATCGGTTTAATAAAGAAATTAGAAGAGCGAGGATATACATACGTTGTTAGTGGAGATGTTTACTTTAAAACCAGAAAATTTGAGGGTTATGGAAAGTTGTCACATCAGGATATAAATGATTTGGAAGTTGGAAATAGAGTATCAGTGGATGAGAGAAAAGAGGATCCGACTGATTTTGTATTATGGAAAGCTAAAAAACCAGGGGAGCCTTTTTGGGAGAGCCCTTGGGGAGAAGGAAGACCGGGTTGGCATATAGAATGTTCAGCTATGGCGAATAGGTTTTTAGGAGAGACAATAGATATACATAGTGGTGGGCAGGATTTGATTTTTCCACATCATGAGAATGAGATAGCTCAGAGTGAAGCGGCGCATGGGAAGCCTTTTGCAAATTACTGGTTACACAATGGTTTTATAAATGTTAACAATGAGAAAATGTCAAAGTCATTGGGGAACTTTTTTACAGTGAGAGACATAGTAAAGCACTTTGATTACAGAGTGGTAAGGTTTTTTATGATTAGTTCGCATTACAGAAATCCGATAAATTTTAGTTTTGAGCTATTGGAGTCAGCTAAGAATAGTTTAGAGAGAATAGATAATTGCTTAGATAATATAAATTATCTTTTATCTAATAGTGATGTGCCAGAAAAAGGAAAAGATACTCAATTTGAAAAGTCCATAGAAGAAAAAAAGAATCAGTTTATAGTGGCTATGGATGACGATTTGAATACAGCAGATGCAATATCTGCTATATTTGACATGGTGCGTATTGCGAATAATAAATTCGTGGTATATAAAACGTATACAAAAGAAGAATTGTCACTAGTAAAAGATAATATACAAGAATTGTGTAATGTGCTTAGAATATTGAAGGATAAGGATGAAGGCCTAGAAAAAGAAATAGAGGATTTAATAAATAAGAGACAAGAAGCAAGGGCTAATAAGGATTGGAATACGGCAGATAGAATAAGAGATGAACTTAAGATGAAAGGAATAGTTTTAGAGGATACTCCAAATGGAGTAAAATGGAAGAAGGTATAA
- a CDS encoding decaprenyl-phosphate phosphoribosyltransferase — translation MKNKLDLIGRLLRVRQWIKNLFIFAPIVFAQKAFDGISVIKVLVAAALFCLLTSCVYILNDIEDMEKDVLHPIKKLRPIASGEVSKKNALILVAILLPVSTVLGVFLEVNFGVVMILYFLNNYLYSRFLKHMVIVDVLSIAIGFVLRVIAGAEVIDIYVSPWILICTLFLALFLGLNKRKNEMLILGSEACKFRENLDEYSLEFIDNMLSAVIAMTLIAYSLYTFFSHNDVYMMTSTIPVVIYGIFRYQYLVYRKNEGGSPEDTILSDRALLATIAIWGLIVMLAIYF, via the coding sequence ATGAAAAATAAATTAGACTTGATTGGAAGGTTACTAAGGGTAAGGCAATGGATAAAAAATCTTTTTATTTTTGCGCCTATCGTGTTTGCACAAAAAGCATTTGATGGAATAAGTGTTATCAAAGTGTTAGTTGCAGCAGCGTTGTTTTGTTTGCTTACATCATGTGTATATATACTAAATGACATAGAAGATATGGAAAAAGATGTACTGCACCCTATAAAAAAGCTAAGACCAATAGCAAGTGGAGAGGTATCCAAAAAGAATGCGTTAATACTAGTTGCGATATTGTTGCCAGTTTCTACAGTATTGGGTGTTTTTTTGGAAGTTAATTTTGGGGTAGTAATGATACTTTACTTTTTGAATAATTATTTATATTCACGTTTTTTAAAGCATATGGTCATAGTAGATGTTTTGTCTATAGCAATAGGATTTGTTTTAAGAGTTATAGCAGGAGCTGAGGTTATAGATATTTATGTTTCTCCATGGATACTTATATGTACTTTATTTTTGGCGTTATTCTTAGGACTTAATAAAAGAAAGAATGAAATGTTAATTTTGGGTAGTGAGGCATGTAAATTTAGAGAAAACTTAGATGAGTATTCGCTAGAGTTTATTGATAATATGCTTTCGGCGGTTATCGCAATGACATTGATAGCATATTCGTTATACACGTTTTTTTCACATAATGATGTTTACATGATGACATCTACAATACCAGTTGTTATATATGGAATATTTAGATATCAATATTTGGTATATAGGAAAAATGAGGGCGGGAGTCCAGAAGATACAATTTTGTCAGATAGAGCATTGTTAGCTACGATTGCTATTTGGGGTTTGATTGTTATGTTAGCAATATATTTTTAA
- a CDS encoding ankyrin repeat domain-containing protein, which produces MIELREKMRKACREKDLGQVDKILKMVKNKEDLEAMDNLSMYYAYSGWDKDIIKKIIDKSRELNAKDYLNNLNIQGECLLHMAVWNGDLDIVNMLVEAHADIDKRSELGFTPAFIASMGGDIGAEILRMQITAPTKIYKDHRKILNCLIRAGANINKADKDGFTPLYVACQLGYREMVDDLILAGANLNKANKMGLTPLYIACQKGYNSIVCALIEGGADKNVATQMGETPLLIACQEGQTKVTRSLIKLGVDINKAAFDGVTPLYIASQNGWLDITCMLIEAGADVNIASDDGITPLYIASQNGNSKIVSKLIEAGSDLNKSNNNGVTPLYIACQKGYEGVVELLVKAGADINQKNRRGFTPMVIAKLLGHDNVVDILKRFLEDKARFEQRSKILPKMETVNEEEKKKKNKKRSKKTGKNK; this is translated from the coding sequence ATGATTGAATTGAGAGAAAAAATGAGAAAGGCATGTAGAGAAAAAGATTTGGGCCAGGTAGACAAAATTTTAAAGATGGTTAAGAATAAAGAGGATTTAGAAGCTATGGATAATTTATCAATGTATTATGCATATTCTGGATGGGACAAAGATATAATAAAAAAAATAATAGATAAAAGTAGAGAACTAAATGCTAAAGATTACTTAAACAACTTAAATATCCAAGGAGAATGTCTATTGCATATGGCAGTTTGGAATGGAGATTTAGATATTGTGAATATGCTAGTAGAAGCTCATGCGGATATAGATAAAAGAAGTGAATTAGGGTTTACACCAGCATTTATAGCGAGCATGGGAGGGGATATAGGAGCAGAAATATTGAGAATGCAGATAACTGCACCCACAAAAATATACAAAGATCATAGGAAAATATTGAATTGTTTAATAAGAGCTGGAGCAAATATAAATAAGGCGGATAAAGATGGGTTTACACCATTATATGTAGCATGTCAACTAGGTTATAGGGAGATGGTTGATGATTTGATATTAGCAGGAGCAAATTTGAATAAAGCAAATAAAATGGGGCTTACGCCATTGTATATAGCTTGTCAAAAAGGGTATAATTCTATAGTTTGTGCATTAATAGAAGGTGGAGCAGACAAGAATGTAGCCACTCAAATGGGAGAAACTCCTTTACTTATAGCGTGTCAAGAAGGACAAACAAAAGTAACAAGAAGTTTAATTAAGTTAGGAGTGGACATAAATAAAGCTGCATTTGATGGAGTTACACCACTTTATATAGCAAGTCAAAATGGTTGGTTGGATATAACGTGTATGTTAATAGAAGCAGGAGCTGATGTAAATATTGCTAGTGATGATGGAATAACACCGCTATATATAGCGAGTCAAAATGGAAATTCCAAAATAGTTAGTAAATTAATAGAGGCTGGATCGGATTTAAATAAGAGCAATAATAATGGGGTTACACCACTTTATATAGCTTGTCAGAAAGGATATGAAGGAGTAGTAGAATTATTAGTGAAAGCAGGGGCAGATATAAATCAAAAAAATAGAAGAGGGTTTACACCAATGGTTATAGCAAAGTTATTAGGGCATGATAATGTAGTGGATATATTAAAGAGATTTCTTGAGGATAAAGCTAGATTTGAACAAAGGTCGAAAATATTGCCTAAGATGGAGACAGTTAATGAGGAAGAAAAAAAGAAAAAAAATAAGAAAAGAAGTAAGAAGACAGGTAAAAATAAGTGA
- a CDS encoding Mini-ribonuclease 3 produces MEEGINKNMIDISKDNVDASSYQPLILAYMGDAVYEVYIREMLIKRKKVSVHKLHVLSIKYVKASEQSFILHELLEELAQDELEVVKRGRNAKSATIPKNAKVSDYRYATGFEALIGYLYLNNNKDRLEEIVERAIDIVDKKMLKDVEKS; encoded by the coding sequence ATGGAAGAAGGTATAAATAAAAATATGATTGATATAAGTAAAGATAATGTAGATGCAAGTTCGTATCAGCCGTTGATATTGGCATATATGGGAGATGCTGTGTATGAGGTATATATAAGGGAGATGCTTATTAAGAGAAAGAAAGTATCTGTGCATAAGTTACATGTGTTAAGTATAAAATACGTAAAAGCTTCAGAGCAGTCTTTCATATTACATGAACTTTTGGAGGAGTTAGCACAAGATGAGTTAGAGGTGGTAAAAAGGGGAAGGAATGCTAAGTCAGCGACTATTCCTAAAAATGCGAAGGTATCTGATTATAGATATGCAACAGGTTTTGAGGCGCTTATAGGGTATTTATATTTAAACAATAATAAAGATAGGTTAGAAGAGATAGTAGAGAGGGCTATAGATATAGTAGATAAAAAAATGTTAAAGGATGTAGAGAAAAGTTGA
- the greA gene encoding transcription elongation factor GreA encodes MTDKKVVLTCEGLKKVEDELDYLKGQKRREVAERIKQALSFGDLSENSEYDEAKNEQAQVETRIMQLEKLLKNAQVIDEDEVTTDVVSVGSKVKMLDMEFDEEVEYLIVGSTEANPDDSKISNESPVGAAVIGRKVGDIVEVEVPVGIVKYKILDIKK; translated from the coding sequence ATGACAGATAAGAAAGTAGTTTTAACTTGCGAAGGATTGAAAAAAGTTGAGGATGAGTTAGATTATTTAAAAGGACAAAAGAGAAGAGAAGTTGCAGAGCGTATAAAACAAGCGTTATCATTTGGAGATTTATCTGAAAATTCAGAGTATGATGAGGCAAAAAACGAACAAGCTCAGGTTGAGACAAGGATTATGCAACTTGAAAAGCTACTTAAAAATGCTCAAGTAATAGATGAAGATGAAGTTACTACAGATGTAGTTAGTGTTGGATCCAAGGTAAAAATGTTGGATATGGAATTTGATGAAGAAGTAGAGTACTTAATAGTTGGATCTACAGAGGCGAATCCTGATGATAGCAAAATTTCTAATGAGTCTCCTGTGGGTGCTGCAGTTATAGGAAGAAAAGTGGGAGATATAGTTGAGGTTGAAGTTCCTGTCGGAATAGTTAAATACAAGATATTAGATATTAAAAAATAA
- a CDS encoding glycosyltransferase, with protein MKSILHLMNFINNGGAERYIISLAKGLKDKGFKFFVGVSKRTYNSCEKELEMLGVKIVLIPIKNVLDIFSAIKISNFCRQNNIDIIHTHFLRENCVAIVSKIFGNKAFIINTCHMNWHNRRDVQILNRVLTRFNKKIIAVSKSVEDNLIKEGIDKNKIQVVYNGVDYSYWSQDIKSTIGEEFNINEDVFKVVTVARFNEEKGYFYLLDIIEEIKNRINLNKFKFILVGDGELRHEVEDYGASKNILDAIIFTGFRSDIKNILKGAHLYISPSKNEALGISILEAMACGVPVIATNVSGSAEILGEDSQYLIEYGNKKDGANRVLQIYNNYGNIKEYIAKKEKDRIKYIFNIDEMLRKTYS; from the coding sequence TTGAAATCAATATTACATTTGATGAATTTTATTAACAACGGGGGAGCAGAAAGATATATAATTTCGTTAGCTAAGGGCCTAAAAGATAAAGGATTTAAGTTTTTTGTAGGTGTGTCCAAAAGAACATACAACAGTTGTGAAAAAGAACTTGAAATGTTGGGAGTAAAGATAGTTCTTATTCCTATAAAAAATGTGTTAGATATATTTTCAGCAATAAAAATAAGTAATTTTTGCAGACAAAATAATATTGATATCATACACACACATTTTTTGAGAGAAAATTGTGTGGCCATAGTATCTAAAATATTTGGGAATAAAGCTTTTATAATAAATACATGTCACATGAATTGGCATAACAGAAGAGATGTACAAATTCTAAACAGAGTTTTAACACGTTTTAATAAGAAGATTATAGCGGTTAGCAAGTCGGTTGAGGATAATTTGATAAAGGAAGGAATAGATAAAAACAAGATACAAGTTGTATACAATGGAGTTGATTATAGCTATTGGAGCCAAGACATTAAATCAACTATAGGTGAAGAGTTTAATATAAATGAGGATGTATTTAAGGTAGTAACTGTAGCAAGGTTTAATGAGGAAAAGGGATATTTTTATTTATTAGACATAATAGAAGAGATAAAAAACAGGATTAATCTAAATAAGTTTAAATTTATATTAGTAGGTGATGGGGAATTAAGACATGAAGTGGAAGATTATGGGGCTAGTAAAAATATTTTAGATGCTATAATTTTTACGGGATTTAGAAGTGATATAAAAAACATATTAAAAGGGGCCCATCTTTATATATCCCCGTCTAAAAATGAAGCGTTGGGAATATCGATACTCGAAGCAATGGCATGTGGAGTACCGGTTATAGCAACTAATGTAAGTGGATCAGCTGAAATTTTAGGAGAGGACAGCCAATACTTAATTGAATATGGAAATAAAAAAGATGGGGCTAATAGGGTATTGCAAATATATAATAATTATGGCAATATAAAAGAGTATATTGCTAAAAAAGAAAAAGATAGAATAAAATACATATTTAATATTGATGAGATGTTGAGAAAAACGTATAGTTAA
- a CDS encoding acyltransferase encodes MRKIALILYYLIAKHLPGSDFPFLKISRKIRGFLCKKIFKSCGKNVNIERGVFFGNGGEICLGDNSGIGINARLSGPIEIGKDVMMGPDVIIYTKNHNYSDINVPMIKQGSTAKDKVVIEDDVWIGARVIILKGVHIRKGAVVGAGSVVTKDVLENEVVAGNPARLIKKRG; translated from the coding sequence ATGAGGAAGATAGCTTTGATCTTATACTACTTGATAGCGAAACATCTACCTGGATCAGATTTTCCATTTTTGAAAATATCCCGGAAAATAAGAGGTTTTTTATGTAAGAAAATTTTCAAAAGTTGTGGGAAAAATGTTAACATAGAAAGAGGAGTTTTTTTTGGGAATGGGGGTGAAATCTGTTTAGGCGATAATTCAGGGATAGGGATAAATGCAAGACTGTCAGGCCCCATAGAGATAGGTAAAGATGTTATGATGGGACCAGATGTGATTATATACACTAAAAATCACAATTATTCTGATATAAATGTACCAATGATAAAGCAAGGATCTACCGCAAAAGACAAAGTAGTTATAGAAGATGATGTATGGATAGGAGCAAGAGTAATTATATTAAAGGGAGTTCATATAAGAAAGGGTGCGGTTGTAGGTGCAGGTTCAGTTGTAACAAAAGATGTCTTGGAGAATGAAGTTGTTGCTGGGAACCCTGCAAGATTAATAAAAAAGAGGGGATAG
- the rlmB gene encoding 23S rRNA (guanosine(2251)-2'-O)-methyltransferase RlmB gives MRDKKDVLEDKIEGRNSVLEALKSNRTINKILVAKGDREGSVKKIIALAKEKKVILQEVLKQKLDSLSDTGAHQGVIAFVSPIEYVDVSDILEEAKGKGEAPFVIILDEIEDPHNFGAILRTANAVGAHGVIVPKRRSVAASAIVSKASAGAIEYVKVARVTNIANTIDYLKEKGVWVYGIEASGSSKFYEANLKGPIAIVIGSEGRGIGKLITSKCDFLLSIPMKGEITSLNASVAGAVVMYEVLKQREI, from the coding sequence TTGAGAGATAAAAAAGATGTACTAGAGGACAAGATAGAAGGCAGAAATTCGGTATTGGAGGCTCTAAAATCAAATAGGACTATCAATAAGATATTAGTGGCAAAAGGGGACAGAGAGGGCTCAGTGAAAAAGATAATAGCGCTTGCAAAAGAGAAAAAGGTGATTTTGCAAGAGGTATTGAAGCAAAAATTGGATTCCCTTTCTGATACAGGAGCTCATCAAGGAGTTATTGCTTTTGTGTCACCAATAGAGTATGTGGATGTTAGTGATATACTAGAAGAGGCAAAGGGAAAAGGGGAAGCTCCATTTGTGATTATACTAGATGAAATAGAAGATCCACATAACTTTGGCGCAATACTAAGGACTGCAAATGCAGTAGGTGCACATGGGGTTATTGTACCTAAAAGAAGATCGGTTGCAGCGTCGGCTATTGTATCCAAGGCATCTGCTGGAGCTATAGAGTATGTTAAAGTTGCTAGAGTGACCAATATAGCCAATACAATAGATTATCTAAAAGAAAAAGGTGTATGGGTTTATGGAATAGAAGCAAGTGGAAGTAGCAAATTTTATGAGGCAAACTTAAAAGGACCAATTGCAATTGTGATAGGTAGTGAAGGAAGGGGAATTGGTAAGTTAATAACAAGTAAGTGTGATTTTTTGTTAAGTATTCCAATGAAAGGTGAGATAACATCATTAAATGCATCAGTGGCTGGGGCTGTAGTTATGTATGAAGTGCTAAAACAAAGAGAGATATAA
- a CDS encoding Asp23/Gls24 family envelope stress response protein, whose product MKVIGFVGESGSGKSYRATWLANKKNIDCIIDDGLLIRGATILGGESAKKELTKVGSIKKALFTKDEDAEEMKKIIQEVNPKSILILGTSDGMVDTIAKRLELPKVEKKIYITDIASKYEISQALAIRKEQGKHVIPVPTLEIKKEFSGYFLDPLQIFKKRGSYQVVDEKSVVRPTFSYLGKYTISDYTLYQIAQFVVSKIPGIKKISRFRVEKDVSGIYMDMDCILIYGCIIKEVLRRAQIEIKEEIEHLTDLNIKRLDILAKSLVMTKKREGKSSEI is encoded by the coding sequence TTGAAAGTAATAGGATTTGTTGGAGAAAGTGGATCAGGAAAAAGTTATAGAGCAACTTGGCTTGCTAATAAAAAAAATATAGATTGCATTATTGATGATGGATTATTAATAAGGGGCGCAACTATATTAGGGGGAGAGTCGGCCAAAAAAGAGTTGACAAAAGTAGGTTCAATAAAGAAGGCTTTGTTTACTAAAGATGAAGATGCGGAAGAAATGAAAAAAATCATACAGGAAGTCAATCCAAAGTCAATATTAATACTAGGTACGTCGGATGGTATGGTTGATACTATCGCTAAAAGATTAGAATTACCTAAAGTAGAAAAGAAAATTTATATAACAGATATTGCAAGCAAATATGAGATATCACAAGCATTAGCTATAAGAAAAGAACAAGGGAAACATGTTATACCTGTTCCAACGCTAGAGATAAAAAAAGAGTTTTCGGGATATTTTTTGGATCCGTTGCAGATTTTTAAGAAGAGAGGAAGTTATCAGGTTGTAGATGAGAAATCAGTTGTGAGGCCTACATTTAGCTATTTGGGTAAATACACAATATCTGACTATACACTTTATCAGATAGCACAATTTGTTGTTTCAAAAATTCCGGGGATAAAGAAAATCTCGCGTTTTAGGGTTGAAAAAGATGTAAGTGGAATTTATATGGATATGGATTGTATTTTAATTTATGGCTGTATAATAAAGGAAGTACTTCGTAGAGCACAGATAGAGATAAAAGAAGAGATAGAGCATTTGACGGATCTCAATATAAAAAGATTAGACATATTGGCAAAAAGTTTGGTAATGACAAAAAAAAGAGAGGGAAAAAGTAGTGAGATTTAA
- the lysS gene encoding lysine--tRNA ligase, which produces MEGQEINDLLKIKRQKLADLQAEGKDPFKIVKFDQANHSKEIIDNFDSFEGKEVSIAGRMMSKRGMGKASFCDIQDKEGRIQVYVKLDAIGSDQYEDFKKYDIGDILGIKGVVFKTHKGEISVRATEVVLLSKSLQILPEKWHGLKDVELRYRQRYVDLIVNPDVRKTFLTRGKIISGIRKYLDDRGFLEVETPILNTIAGGAAARPFITHHNTLDMDLYLRIAPELYLKRLIVGGLERVYELGRMFRNEGMSVKHNPEFTMMEVYQAYADYKEMMRLTEDMISTIAKDVLGTTKIEYQGQEIDLTPPWNKITMIDAVKKYSGIDFGEIKSDEEAVKAARSKNVEVEDNATRGEILNLMFEEFVEENLIQPTFIIDYPVEISPLTKRKPDKPELTERFELFITGREMANAYSELNDPIDQKERFLDQVRKREAGDEEANMMDDDYVTALEYGLPPTGGLGIGIDRLVILLTNSASIRDILLFPTMKQR; this is translated from the coding sequence ATGGAAGGACAAGAGATAAACGACTTATTAAAAATTAAAAGACAAAAGCTAGCTGACTTGCAGGCAGAAGGAAAAGATCCATTTAAAATAGTTAAGTTTGATCAGGCAAATCATTCTAAGGAGATAATAGATAACTTTGATTCGTTTGAGGGAAAAGAAGTATCTATAGCGGGGAGGATGATGTCTAAGAGAGGAATGGGCAAAGCTAGTTTCTGTGATATTCAAGATAAAGAGGGAAGAATACAGGTATATGTAAAGCTTGATGCTATAGGAAGTGATCAATATGAAGATTTTAAAAAATATGATATTGGTGACATATTAGGAATCAAGGGAGTTGTGTTTAAAACTCACAAAGGAGAAATTTCGGTAAGAGCTACAGAAGTTGTGCTTTTGTCTAAATCTTTACAGATTTTGCCTGAAAAGTGGCATGGGTTAAAGGATGTAGAGTTAAGATATAGACAAAGGTATGTGGATTTAATAGTTAATCCAGATGTGAGGAAGACATTTTTAACAAGAGGAAAAATAATTAGTGGAATAAGAAAGTATTTAGATGACAGGGGATTTTTGGAGGTAGAGACACCAATATTAAATACAATAGCTGGTGGAGCTGCAGCAAGACCATTTATTACTCATCATAATACTTTGGATATGGATTTGTATTTGAGAATAGCTCCAGAGTTGTATTTAAAAAGGCTTATAGTGGGTGGCTTAGAAAGAGTATATGAGCTAGGGAGAATGTTTAGAAACGAAGGAATGTCAGTTAAACATAATCCAGAATTCACTATGATGGAAGTATATCAAGCGTATGCTGATTACAAAGAGATGATGAGGCTTACAGAGGATATGATATCTACCATAGCTAAGGATGTTTTAGGTACAACTAAGATTGAATACCAAGGACAAGAGATAGATTTAACTCCGCCTTGGAACAAGATCACAATGATAGATGCAGTGAAGAAATATTCAGGTATAGATTTTGGTGAGATAAAATCAGATGAGGAAGCAGTAAAAGCTGCACGTAGTAAGAACGTAGAAGTAGAAGATAATGCTACAAGGGGAGAAATTTTGAATTTAATGTTTGAGGAGTTTGTTGAGGAGAATTTAATACAACCTACGTTTATTATAGATTATCCTGTTGAGATTTCTCCACTTACTAAGAGAAAGCCAGATAAGCCAGAGTTGACTGAGAGATTTGAATTATTTATAACAGGAAGAGAAATGGCTAATGCTTACTCGGAGCTTAATGATCCGATAGATCAAAAAGAAAGATTTTTGGATCAGGTTAGAAAAAGAGAAGCTGGAGACGAAGAGGCTAATATGATGGATGATGATTATGTAACAGCATTAGAGTACGGATTGCCACCAACAGGAGGACTTGGAATAGGAATAGATAGACTAGTGATTTTGTTGACTAATTCGGCGTCCATAAGAGACATATTACTGTTCCCAACTATGAAGCAAAGGTAA